The following are from one region of the Arachis duranensis cultivar V14167 chromosome 10, aradu.V14167.gnm2.J7QH, whole genome shotgun sequence genome:
- the LOC107469379 gene encoding probable carboxylesterase 1, translating into MATMTSLTSSVLKPYAFFRMMTPTPPRETNLSFTYSPNKIHQSLSLSTAPNNEKHITTPPKKEIFHEFDFFVVYTDGTVEVLRPPPAFVPPFELHIKDAEIITTTNDPRLTARLFLPKNPDNKKLPVVLYFHGSGFCSRSALSPEYTNHLADIANQSNVLAVSVEYSKFPARPPPACYEEAMASLDWIALHANGAGPEPWLNDYADLQRVFVAGNSAGGNITHYVVSKVGKTGPPNGINVEGAIMVHPFFGGLGEDRQWLYMCKDNKGPEDPRLKPAAEDLNTLGCRRVLVCVAETDPLRPAGENYFRDLKNSSWGGRVELELNKGIGHSDQVYKPYDENSRLVVPRIATFIKQQ; encoded by the coding sequence atggcaaCCATGACATCGTTGACCTCCTCCGTCCTCAAGCCATATGCTTTCTTCCGTATGATGACCCCTACGCCACCTCGGGAAACAAACCTTTCATTCACCTACAGCCCTAATAAGATTCATCAATCTCTCTCTCTAAGCACTGCACCAAACAACGAAAAACACATAACAACCCCGCCGAAAAAGGAGATATTTCACGAGTTCGACTTCTTTGTTGTCTACACAGACGGAACCGTGGAGGTCCTCCGTCCTCCACCAGCATTCGTTCCTCCCTTCGAACTCCACATCAAGGATGCTGAAATCATCACCACCACCAACGACCCCCGCCTCACCGCTCGCCTCTTCCTTCCAAAAAACCCTGACAACAAAAAACTTCCCGTCGTCCTCTACTTCCATGGGAGTGGCTTCTGCTCCAGGTCCGCCCTCTCTCCAGAATATACTAACCATCTCGCTGACATCGCCAATCAATCCAACGTCCTCGCTGTCTCCGTAGAGTACTCCAAGTTCCCGGCCCGACCACCACCCGCTTGCTACGAGGAGGCCATGGCCTCCCTCGATTGGATCGCGTTGCATGCAAACGGGGCCGGGCCGGAGCCTTGGCTAAACGACTATGCCGACCTGCAGCGTGTTTTCGTCGCCGGAAACAGTGCCGGCGGTAACATCACCCATTACGTGGTCAGCAAAGTGGGAAAAACAGGACCACCTAATGGTATAAATGTGGAGGGTGCGATTATGGTGCACCCTTTCTTTGGTGGATTAGGGGAAGATAGGCAGTGGTTGTATATGTGCAAGGATAATAAGGGGCCAGAGGATCCAAGGCTGAAACCGGCGGCGGAAGATTTAAATACGCTTGGGTGTAGGAGGGTTTTGGTGTGTGTGGCGGAGACTGATCCGTTGAGACCTGCTGGAGAGAACTACTTTAGGGATCTGAAGAATAGTAGTTGGGGTGGGCGTGTTGAGCTGGAACTGAATAAAGGTATTGGACATTCCGATCAAGTTTATAAGCCATATGACGAAAACTCTCGTCTCGTCGTGCCAAGGATTGCTACTTTCATTAAGCAACAATAA
- the LOC127742863 gene encoding uncharacterized protein LOC127742863, with product MIRCPCPKCGFRLLQNREDAFDHLVINPFPSTYTFWIHHGERREVERSCDGQEEQSEQHFNAPMLDMVHDAFNISGLPGPEEDSEHEPDESAMDELPNLYNEPSRETRNFHDLLEDGEQELYPGCTKFSKLSFLVRLYHIKSMCGVSDKAFGMILELLADAFEHARIPSTVHDAKKVIRKLGLEYKKIDACPNDCMLYQGNDQELTKCKQCGTSRWKHKTKKNSMVRIKTVVKKNGKPQAAKILRYFPLIPRLQRLYMSSKTAVDMLWHKRSPNSDGMYRHPRDAEAWKSFDVRYPDFSRDPRSVRLALASDGFNPFGNMSSKYSIWPVVLIPYDMPPWICMKRTSFILSMIIAGPKMPGNDIDVYLEPLINELKQLWRGVETYDAVEKKILCYC from the coding sequence ATGATACGTTGTCCATGTCCGAAGTGTGGCTTCCGCCTCTTACAAAATAGAGAGGATGCGTTTGATCACTTGGTGATCAACCCTTTCCCGTCTACTTACACATTTTGGATCCATCACGGTGAGAGACGCGAGGTCGAGCGCTCTTGTGACGGACAAGAGGAGCAATCTGAACAACATTTCAACGCCCCGATGCTTGATATGGTCCACGATGCATTCAACATCTCAGGACTTCCCGGTCCCGAAGAAGACTCGGAGCATGAACCGGACGAGAGCGCTATGGATGAGTTGCCTAACTTATACAATGAACCTAGTCGAGAGACCCGCAACTTTCACGACCTACTCGAAGACGGGGAGCAGGAGTTATACCCAGGATGTACAAAGTTCTCTAAGTTGTCGTTCTTGGTGAGGCTCTATCACATTAAGTCCATGTGCGGAGTGAGCGATAAGGCCTTCGGAATGATATTGGAGTTGCTTGCGGACGCTTTTGAGCATGCCCGGATTCCATCCACTGTGCACGATGCCAAAAAAGTCATAAGAAAACTCGGTCTCGAGTACAAGAAGATAGATGCATGTCCAAATGACTGCATGCTATACCAGGGCAACGACCAAGAGCTGACCAAATGCAAGCAGTGTGGGACATCTAGATGGAAGCATAAGACTAAGAAGAACTCTATGGTGAGGATCAAGACGGTTGTCAAGAAGAACGGCAAACCACAAGCGGCGAAGATTCTTCGTTACTTCCCCCTTATTCCACGATTGCAGAGGTTATATATGTCTAGTAAGACAGCCGTTGACATGCTGTGGCATAAGAGAAGTCCTAACTCTGATGGTATGTATAGGCATCCAAGGGACGCCGAGGCATGGAAGTCATTTGACGTACGATATCCAGACTTCTCTCGTGATCCGCGTAGTGTTCGCCTAGCATTAGCTAGCGATGGCTTTAACCCTTTTGGGAACATGAGCTCGAAGTACTCAATTTGGCCAGTGGTTCTTATCCCGTATGACATGCCGCCTTGGATTTGCATGAAACGCACTTCGTTCATCCTCTCTATGATTATTGCTGGTCCTAAAATGCCTGGAAATGACATAGACGTGTACCTAGAGCCGTTGATCAACGAGTTGAAGCAATTATGGAGGGGTGTTGAAACTTATGATGCAGTCGAGAAAAAAATACTCTGCTATTGCTGA
- the LOC107469374 gene encoding DEAD-box ATP-dependent RNA helicase 18, whose product MEFELPNKALTTTRFSELNPPLSEKVLEALSESGFNFCTPVQAATIPLLCSFKDVAVDAATGSGKTLAFVVPLVEILRRSSSNPKPHQVLGIIISPTRELSHQIYHVAQPFISTLANVKSMLLVGGVEVKSDMKKIEEEGANILIGTPGRLYDIMNRMDFLDFKNFEILILDEADRLLDMGFQKQITSIISLLPKLRRTGLFSATQTEAVEELARAGLRNPVRVEVRAEAKLLNAPAASKQPESTKTPSGLQIEYLECEADKKPSQLVDILIKNRSRKVIIYFMTCACVDYWGVVLPRLSVLKGFSLVPLHGKMKQTVREKALASFTSLSNGVLLCTDVAARGLDIPGVDCIVQYDPPQDPNVFIHRVGRTARLGKQGHAVVFLLPKEESYVEFLRIRRVPLQERKFSDDAPDVVPQIRSAAKKDRDVMEKGVRAFVSYIRAYKEHHCSYIFRWKELEIGKLAMGHGLLQLPLMPEVKHHSLSTEGFVPVDDINLEDIKYRDKSREKQRKKNLQAKKEAKEKEKEAKPEKPSKTPSAPTAMRKKTARQRRAQQTIEDEEELMQDYRLLKKLKKGTIDENEYAKLTGAEELL is encoded by the exons ATGGAATTCGAACTCCCAAACAAGGCCTTAACCACCACGCGCTTTTCGGAGCTGAATCCGCCGCTATCAGAGAAGGTTCTCGAAGCTTTATCGGAATCCGGGTTCAACTTCTGCACGCCGGTTCAAGCCGCCACCATTCCCTTGCTCTGCAGCTTCAAGGATGTCGCCGTCGACGCCGCCACTGGTTCAGGCAAAACCCTAGCTTTTGTCGTCCCTCTCGTCGAGATTCTTCGACGCTCCTCTTCTAACCCCAAGCCTCATCAG GTACTAGGAATAATCATATCCCCCACAAGGGAGCTATCACATCAAATATATCATGTAGCACAACCTTTCATTTCAACTTTAGCGAATGTTAAGTCCATGCTGCTTGTTGGTGGAGTTGAAGTGAAATCAGACATGAAGAAGATAGAGGAAGAAGGCGCTAACATACTAATTGGCACACCTGGGCGGTTGTATGACATAATGAACCGGATGGATTTCTTGGATTTCAAAAACTTCGAG ATTTTGATTTTAGACGAGGCTGATAGACTCTTAGATATGGGATTCCAGAAGCAGATAACTTCCATTATATCTCTTTTGCCTAAGCTTCGAAGAACTGGCCTGTTTTCTGCTACTCAAACTGAGGCTGTTGAAGAGCTTGCTAGAGCAGGATTGAGAAATCCTGTGAGGGTTGAAGTTCGGGCAGAGGCGAAACTTTTAAATGCTCCTGCAGCATCAAAACAACCTGAATCTACAAAAACACCTTCTGGGCTTCAAATTGAG TACTTGGAATGTGAGGCAGATAAGAAGCCATCACAGCTAGTAGACATCCTTATTAAGAACCGCTCAAGAAAAGTTATAAT ATATTTCATGACTTGTGCTTGTGTTGACTATTGGGGAGTTGTCCTTCCACGCCTCTCTGTTTTGAAAGGCTTCTCCTTGGTTCCTCTTCATGGAAAAATGAAGCAG ACTGTTAGGGAGAAAGCATTAGCCTCCTTTACATCCCTTTCAAATGGAGTTCTGCTATGTACAGATGTTGCAGCACGTGGACTTGACATACCAGGTGTAGATTGTATAGTGCAG TATGATCCTCCTCAAGATCCAAATGTTTTCATACACAGAGTTGGTCGAACTGCTCGGCTGGGTAAACAAGGTCATGCTGTTGTCTTCTTATTGCCAAAG GAGGAGTCTTACGTAGAATTCCTACGTATAAGAAGGGTCCCTCTTCAAGAGAGAAAATTCTCTGATGATGCACCTGATGTTGTACCTCAG ATTCGTTCTGCTGCGAAAAAAGATCGTGATGTTATGGAGAAAGGAGTCAGGGCATTTGTTTCCTACATCCGTGCATACAAGGAGCATCACTGTTCATATATTTTTAG gtggaaagaacttgaaATTGGTAAATTGGCCATGGGACATGGCTTACTGCAACTTCCTCTAATGCCAGAGGTAAAACATCATTCACTTTCTACCGAGGGATTTGTACCGGTTGATGATATCAATTTGGAGGACATTAAATACAG AGATAAATCTCGTGAAaaacaaaggaagaaaaacctgcaagcaaagaaagaagcaaaagagaaggagaaagaggcaaAACCAGAAAAGCCAAGCAAAACTCCCAGTGCACCTACTGCCATGAGGAAGAAAACAGCTCGACAGAGACGTGCTCAGCAGACAATTGAAGATGAGGAAGAGTTGATGCAAGATTACCGCTTGTTGAAGAAACTGAAGAAAGGGACTATAGATGAGAATGAATATGCTAAGTTGACAGGCGCTGAGGAATTACTCTGA